TTTGAAGAAATTAAAAATGAGCAGGCTACCCAGTTTCCTCTTTCTGAGCGATTCATAAAAAAATTGTTTAAACCCGCGGTGTTAGCAAAAGGTAAGTCGTATTATAAAAACGGCCAAATAAGTTGGTTAGAACATAATGCTGATTTTTCTGTTGTTGATTCTACTGTGCAAGGCGATAAGGGCATTGCGTTTAACCAACGAATTGAGATCAGTAAATTACCAACTGGCTATTCAGTCGACACACACTGTACTTGTAATGTTAAAACTAAATGCCGCCATTTGGCTGCAATTTTGTTAAAACTTAAAATTGAACACTCAGGTGAATACGGCGAAGACTATTTTATTAATGACTGGTTTAGCGAACTTAGCTCGCTTAAAAACACCGATCAAGCTCATCCATCACAAGTGTTACTGTTTGTATTAGATATTGAAAACGATAAAGTATTTTTAACACCTAAAATTGCCAACTACGATAAAAATAATAATTATGCATTAGGTCGCAATTTAACTGAGCAACAGCTTAATAGTTTTGTAACCCCTAGCGACCTGCTAGAAAGTGATTTTAGATTATATAGCTGGATCCGCTCGCAAAATGCGGTCGGTAATATTGAACTCAAAGGTCAATGGGGCTTTAACGCGCTGCAGCAATTACTAGCTACAGAACGATTATTTTTACAGCGTTCGCGAGTACCTATAAAAGCGCAACCTGGCTTACCCCTAAATTTTGTTTGGGAAAAACAAAAAGAAGTCACCCAGTTAAAAATTCACCTAGATCAAATTCCTAATTGGGCGTTAATTAAAACTACACCGCCCATCTACTTAGATTTAGATAAATATAAGCTAGGCCGCATTCGCACGCCGCTCAGTGCGGACGAAATTGCTCATTTACAAACAATACCAGCACTTCACGATACAAACTTTGATCGAATTTATAAGCAGCTTGCTGATAATTTTGGTGCCGGTGTTATTCCCCATCCTACTAATGCACCAAGCATGCCTGTTAAGTCGTTGAGTAATGCCGTACTTAAAGTCAGCATGTCGGGCTCAGTAATGGCTATTTCGTTATCGTTTAAGTATAAAAATAAAAACTACTTAGCAGGTACAGCGCCTGAAAAACTAATAAACAGTGCATTTGAAAACACCGTTACCAACGAGCTGGTCAACTTAGGCTTTGATTTTTGTAAAGGGGGTTTACACAGCGAGTTTATTTTTAGTCAGGAATCGGCTATTCACTTACACTGGTTAGCGCATGAGGTGTTACCAAGCTTTAAGCAACGTGGCTGGCAAGTATCAATGAGCAAAATAAATATTGCCGATACTAAAAACCAAATTTCCTTGCATGTAAACAGAGCTGCTGGGCATCAAATGCATTGCAAAGTTGTGCTTAACGATACCAAAGTGGCCACTTTATTTAATGTAAATAATAAACTGTTTGAATCGTTAAATCGTCAAAGCGAATTGTTTTATTACTATCCCGTTGGCCGTCAATTTGGAGTTATAGATAAAGCTGCGTTTAATTTATTAATTGAGTTTAAATTGCGATTTGAGTTTATTAAAACGCGCGACGAATTTAATATTCCACTTTCATACTTACCTGAGTTAGTTAAGCACACAGCCATTAATGTTGAGTTACATGATCCGTCATTAGAGCGCTACCTTGATGAGCTAAGCAATGACGCGCTGTTATCGCCCAATATCGCCATTCATGGCTTACACGATTCTGTGGTGCTTAGAGAATACCAGCAAGAAGGCGTAGCTTGGCTTAACTTTTTAAAGCGTAATCAGCTAGGTGGTATTTTAGCGGACGATATGGGCTTGGGTAAAACTTTGCAGGTGATCGCTTATTTAGCCAGTTCTTATAATACTCCGCAGGCTGGCCCTACGCTTATTGTTTGCCCAACAAGCTTAGTGAGTAATTGGCAAAACGAAATTAACAAGTTTGCTAAAAACTTAAAAGTGACCACTATTTTTGGTGCACACCGTAATGATGCGTTGAAACACTTGGCACAAGCACAGTGTATATTAACCACCTATCCGTTATTAAAACGTGACATTGCTTATTATTCGCCACTGTATTTTGAAAACATTATTCTTGATGAAGCGCAGTATATTAAAAATGATACGGCACAGGTATCGCGGTTAGTCAAACGTTTGAATGCCGACTTTAAGCTTTGCTTAAGTGGTACCCCAATTGAGAACAATTTATTTGAATTAAAGTCGTTACTCGATTTTGCTATGCCTTCGCTATTAGGTTCCCAGGCACACTTTAAGCAGCACTTTCAAGGTCCTATTGAGCGCGAAAGTAACATTGAGCGTGCAGAGCAGTTAAAAGCGTTAATTATGCCGTTTATTTTGCGCCGTACTAAAGCCCAAGTGGCTCAAGAACTGCCGCAAAAAACGGAGCTTGTTAAAGAGTTTGAATTTGAGCCTAAACAAAAAGACATGTACCAAGGCATAACTCACGCGCTTGAAGAAAAACTCATTGATTTATTTGCCGAACAAGGCGTACAAAAAAGTAAACTCGCTTTTTTAGAGGCACTATTAAAACTTCGCCAAATTTGTTGTCATCCTAAGCTGATTGAGCCAGAAACTGACGCAGCCAGTGCTAAGTTAGAATGGTTATCAAGCCATTTACCTTTAATGCTTAGCCTTGGTCGTAAAGTGATTATATTTAGCCAGTTTACCTCTGCGCTTGATTTAATTGCAGAGCGCTTAAATACACTTAATATTAAATTTAGCATGTTAACTGGGCAAACGCGCCATCGCGATAAAGTGATAGACGAATTCACCAGTGGCACTACTTCGGTATTTTTAATTAGCTTAAAAGCAGGTGGCACAGGGCTTAATTTAACCCAAGCCGATACCGTTATTCATTTTGATCCTTGGTGGAATCCAGCTGTTGAAAAGCAAGCGACCGATCGTGCTTATCGTATTGGCCAAACTAATCCGGTATTTGTATATAAATTGATTATGGCTAACTCTATTGAACAAAAGGTGTTTCAAATGCAGCAAGATAAACAAGCGCTTGTAGATGCATTATTTACTGAAAAATCAATGAGTTTTACCCAGTTTGATGAACAACAAATGTTGTCTTTAATTAAAAGTTAAAAATTAACAATAATTTTTTGAACTTATTTGAATTGTGGGCGTCTATTAATACAGCTTGGTTAAATTGCAGTTTCTCCAAGTTTTCATGTTGATATCCCATATAGTAGTTACTAGACATAGTAATGATTAAGCCAGCCAGTTCAGCGCTGGCTTTTTTTTGCCTGAATATTTTAAACTATTTTATTTTAAAATATTTTTGAACTAATCAATAATAGCTGGGTCTATTAATATGCTTGTAGTTGATATGTTGTTATACAAGTTTCATGTTGATTTCCCTGTTTGATTACTAATTTAGTAATATTGAGCCAGCTTTATTAGCTGGCTTTTTTTATGCTCTAAATTCAACTTTTTAAAAATTATTTTGAACTAATTTAATCAGGACGCGTCTACTATTATGCTTGTAGTGATGTGTTGTTATACAAGTTTCATGTTGATTTCCCTGTTTGATTACTGATTAAGTAATATTGAGCCAGCTTTAATAGCTGGCTTTTTTTATGCGCTTAATTTAGTGCGTTACCCCTACTGCTAAAGAGCGTTATTCGTTATGATGGCATGTCACTAAATTTTAAAAGTTTATTTTATGTTTACTTCGTTTTTATCCCATTTAGATTGGTTAAGTGTAAGTGCTGGCGCTATAACAGGCATGGCTATTTGTGGTGTTGTATCAATGCAATTAAGCAAAAAAATAAAGCGCCAAGTAAATGAGCAACAACAACAGTTAATGCTATTACAAAGCCAGCATGAGCAAACGCAAAGCCAATATGCCGCGTTGGTTGAAGAGCACGATTTATTAGGGCTTACTCATCAAGAGCAACGGGATCAGTCTCAGCATTTTAAAACCCGTTTAACCGAGCAAGAAAAACAAAGCCAACTTTATAATCAATATTGGCGTAAAGCCGAAGCCGAGCTAACCGCCCTGCGCGAGCAATACAATCTGCGCGATGTAGAGCTTAATAATATACGCACTACCCTTGAGCAAAAGCAGCAACATTTTAGTGAACAACTCGTCCATATAGAGCAAAGTAAAGAAACGCTTAAAAAAGAATTTGAAAATTTAGCTAACCAAATATTAGAAGAAAAGTCGCAAAAATTTAAAACCCTCAATCAAGAAAGCATAGAGCAGTTACTTAAGCCGGTTCAAGGTGAGCTAAAAGGCTTTAGAGATAAAATGGAGTCTATTCACGTTGAAGACTTACAGCAACGTGCTGCACTTAAAACTGAGCTGCTGCATTTACAAGCCAAAAGCCAAGCAATTACCGAGCAGGCCGATAAGCTAAGCAATGCCTTACAAGGGCAAAAGAAAACCCAAGGTAATTGGGGCGAGTTAATGCTT
The genomic region above belongs to Pseudoalteromonas undina and contains:
- a CDS encoding DEAD/DEAH box helicase, with translation MSANLSKNDLMAIFEEIKNEQATQFPLSERFIKKLFKPAVLAKGKSYYKNGQISWLEHNADFSVVDSTVQGDKGIAFNQRIEISKLPTGYSVDTHCTCNVKTKCRHLAAILLKLKIEHSGEYGEDYFINDWFSELSSLKNTDQAHPSQVLLFVLDIENDKVFLTPKIANYDKNNNYALGRNLTEQQLNSFVTPSDLLESDFRLYSWIRSQNAVGNIELKGQWGFNALQQLLATERLFLQRSRVPIKAQPGLPLNFVWEKQKEVTQLKIHLDQIPNWALIKTTPPIYLDLDKYKLGRIRTPLSADEIAHLQTIPALHDTNFDRIYKQLADNFGAGVIPHPTNAPSMPVKSLSNAVLKVSMSGSVMAISLSFKYKNKNYLAGTAPEKLINSAFENTVTNELVNLGFDFCKGGLHSEFIFSQESAIHLHWLAHEVLPSFKQRGWQVSMSKINIADTKNQISLHVNRAAGHQMHCKVVLNDTKVATLFNVNNKLFESLNRQSELFYYYPVGRQFGVIDKAAFNLLIEFKLRFEFIKTRDEFNIPLSYLPELVKHTAINVELHDPSLERYLDELSNDALLSPNIAIHGLHDSVVLREYQQEGVAWLNFLKRNQLGGILADDMGLGKTLQVIAYLASSYNTPQAGPTLIVCPTSLVSNWQNEINKFAKNLKVTTIFGAHRNDALKHLAQAQCILTTYPLLKRDIAYYSPLYFENIILDEAQYIKNDTAQVSRLVKRLNADFKLCLSGTPIENNLFELKSLLDFAMPSLLGSQAHFKQHFQGPIERESNIERAEQLKALIMPFILRRTKAQVAQELPQKTELVKEFEFEPKQKDMYQGITHALEEKLIDLFAEQGVQKSKLAFLEALLKLRQICCHPKLIEPETDAASAKLEWLSSHLPLMLSLGRKVIIFSQFTSALDLIAERLNTLNIKFSMLTGQTRHRDKVIDEFTSGTTSVFLISLKAGGTGLNLTQADTVIHFDPWWNPAVEKQATDRAYRIGQTNPVFVYKLIMANSIEQKVFQMQQDKQALVDALFTEKSMSFTQFDEQQMLSLIKS
- the rmuC gene encoding DNA recombination protein RmuC, giving the protein MFTSFLSHLDWLSVSAGAITGMAICGVVSMQLSKKIKRQVNEQQQQLMLLQSQHEQTQSQYAALVEEHDLLGLTHQEQRDQSQHFKTRLTEQEKQSQLYNQYWRKAEAELTALREQYNLRDVELNNIRTTLEQKQQHFSEQLVHIEQSKETLKKEFENLANQILEEKSQKFKTLNQESIEQLLKPVQGELKGFRDKMESIHVEDLQQRAALKTELLHLQAKSQAITEQADKLSNALQGQKKTQGNWGELMLENVLDSAGLRAGTDYKREVSFNTEDGRLRPDVVVYLPQGRHLVIDAKTSLNAYTRYVNAETELESQQAIKEHVNAVTARINELASKSYDRLPGINSPEVVIMFVPIESAFVEALKYQSDIYQQAIEKNILVATPTTLLTSLNIVKQLWRFEEQTKYSKELANRAERFYSKLNGFLTSMEGVGKQLDKAKETYDKAFSQLYRGKGNLIKQASEFKELGVSVQKELPQESVERAHLELDE